The Paenibacillus sp. RUD330 genome has a segment encoding these proteins:
- the addB gene encoding helicase-exonuclease AddAB subunit AddB, producing MGLRIITGRAGTGKTSACLDEIRALLAEEPGGPPLILLTPEQATFQTEYALLGSGPIRSSLRAQVLSFRRLALRVMQETGGAAIIPVGENGKNMLLHKIVHRLSSDLLLFRGGADRQGFIGKLGELLTEWKRYGIRPADIEERLGDGPTGGPASLLARKLHDLSLIYGALDGELAGLYMDDEDHLLHLAEGFGGCGSLRGARIWVDGFNGFTPNELSALGSMLRHAEQVTVTLCLDRPYDDGVRPHELDLFHPAADTYIRLRALSEELSVPADPAIALPADAPPRYARGGMLAHLEKSFGWWSPMPDPASAGQAEAVVLTAAANRRAEVEAAARQMLRLTREKGARWREMAVIVRQSAEYNDAIHNVFTDYGIPFFMDQSKDVLHHPLSEFIRSALETVLYGWKHEAVFRCVKTEMLFPEDGRMDRERYDRLENYVLAAGIEGRQWKSPKSWKPLLRGGVEDEPAEADARRLAEFEDLLKARKELVSPLARLERAIAKAGTIRGMCEALFDFLDRSGAASRLERRSENDLAEGRPGSARIHRQLWDGVMSLLDQLVEMAGEEEVPADLFAGMVETGLESLKLSAVPPSLDQVVVGTMDRTRTGDVRFSFVLGASDGVLPMRMQEDGVLTERERESLGDLGLEMAPGMRRKLLDERFLIYRAFLSPSEGLWVSWPLADEEGKGLYPSEYVRHLRKLYPWLEARPAAAFPEKDEGERQLLEYMELPQRTLSYLMPRIRSWMEGGELTGLWRDAYNWFAVRPQWQSRLQAMLDSLSYANQEAALTKRTADRLYGSRLTASVTRMERFVSCPFQHFAIHGLGLKERKLYKLQAPDMGQLFHAALSRVATELGEGWGRAGSEEIKAVSGRVVEELSPRLQSEILLSSGRYRYIAGKLKDIVSRAAVVLGEHARRAEFQPVGLEVDFGPDGTLPPLDIELPDGGSIRIVGRIDRVDAARSDKGLLLRVLDYKSSATQLRLEEVSHGLSLQMLTYLDVLLTHAEKWLGSSAQPAGVLYFHVHNPVLSVPSGLEPDEAAAMLLKRFKMRGLLLDDADTVRMMDGAMEGRSDLLPAGFKKDGTFLSDSALASGRQWELLRSSVRRTIATIGQSVKDGEIAIRPYRLGSKTPCQFCSYRPVCQFDPLNEANEYLKLGTPGKEEVWRSLEELAEAQAEPACASVDMSAMDGAAEPDEDGEGRRRT from the coding sequence ATGGGGCTTCGCATCATAACAGGAAGAGCGGGCACCGGCAAGACTTCGGCCTGCCTGGACGAGATCCGGGCGCTGCTGGCCGAGGAGCCCGGCGGACCGCCGCTGATTCTGCTGACTCCGGAGCAAGCGACGTTCCAGACGGAATACGCTCTGCTCGGCAGCGGCCCGATCCGCTCGAGCCTGCGCGCCCAGGTGCTCAGCTTCCGCAGGCTGGCGCTGCGCGTCATGCAGGAGACGGGCGGAGCGGCGATCATCCCGGTCGGCGAGAACGGCAAGAACATGCTTCTCCACAAAATTGTCCACCGGTTGTCCTCCGACCTGCTGCTGTTCCGGGGAGGCGCGGACCGGCAAGGCTTCATCGGCAAGCTCGGCGAGCTGCTGACGGAGTGGAAGCGGTACGGAATCCGCCCCGCCGACATCGAGGAGAGGCTGGGAGACGGGCCGACGGGCGGCCCTGCCTCGCTGCTCGCGCGCAAGCTGCATGATCTGTCCCTGATCTACGGCGCCTTGGATGGAGAGCTTGCCGGGCTGTATATGGACGACGAGGATCATCTGCTCCATCTCGCGGAAGGCTTCGGCGGCTGCGGCTCCCTGCGCGGAGCGCGGATCTGGGTGGACGGCTTCAACGGCTTCACGCCGAACGAGCTGTCCGCCCTCGGATCCATGCTGCGGCATGCGGAGCAGGTGACGGTGACCCTTTGCCTGGACAGGCCCTATGACGACGGCGTCCGTCCGCATGAGCTCGACCTCTTCCATCCGGCGGCGGACACATATATCCGGCTTCGAGCCTTGAGCGAGGAGCTGTCGGTTCCGGCCGATCCGGCAATCGCATTGCCTGCCGATGCGCCGCCGCGATATGCGCGGGGCGGCATGCTGGCCCATCTGGAGAAAAGCTTCGGCTGGTGGAGCCCGATGCCGGATCCGGCATCGGCCGGGCAGGCGGAAGCCGTTGTCCTGACGGCCGCCGCGAACCGCAGGGCGGAAGTCGAGGCGGCCGCGAGGCAGATGCTCCGGCTGACGCGGGAGAAGGGCGCGCGCTGGCGGGAAATGGCTGTCATCGTGCGCCAAAGCGCGGAATACAACGATGCCATCCATAACGTGTTTACGGATTACGGCATTCCCTTCTTCATGGACCAGAGCAAGGACGTCCTGCATCATCCCTTGTCCGAATTCATCCGCTCCGCCCTGGAGACGGTTCTCTACGGCTGGAAGCATGAAGCGGTTTTCCGCTGCGTCAAGACGGAGATGCTGTTTCCCGAGGACGGCAGGATGGACCGCGAGCGCTACGACCGGCTGGAAAACTACGTCCTTGCCGCCGGCATCGAGGGACGGCAGTGGAAAAGCCCCAAGAGCTGGAAGCCGCTCCTGCGCGGCGGAGTGGAGGACGAGCCGGCGGAGGCGGATGCCCGCAGGCTGGCGGAGTTCGAGGATCTGCTGAAGGCGCGCAAGGAGCTTGTCTCGCCGCTGGCGAGGCTCGAGCGGGCGATCGCCAAGGCCGGGACGATCCGGGGCATGTGCGAGGCGCTGTTCGATTTCCTGGACCGCTCTGGAGCCGCATCCAGGCTGGAGCGGCGCAGCGAGAACGATCTGGCCGAAGGAAGGCCGGGCTCCGCCCGCATCCACCGGCAGCTCTGGGACGGCGTCATGAGCCTGCTGGATCAGCTGGTGGAGATGGCGGGTGAAGAGGAGGTGCCGGCGGACCTGTTCGCCGGCATGGTCGAGACGGGGCTGGAGAGCCTCAAGCTGTCCGCCGTGCCGCCTTCCCTGGACCAGGTCGTCGTCGGCACGATGGACCGGACGAGGACGGGAGATGTCCGCTTCAGCTTCGTGCTCGGCGCCAGCGACGGCGTCCTGCCGATGCGCATGCAGGAAGACGGCGTGCTGACCGAGAGGGAGCGGGAATCGCTCGGCGACCTGGGGCTCGAGATGGCTCCCGGCATGAGAAGGAAGCTGCTCGATGAACGCTTTTTGATCTACAGGGCGTTCCTGTCTCCTTCGGAAGGGCTCTGGGTCAGCTGGCCGCTGGCCGACGAGGAAGGCAAAGGCCTCTATCCTTCCGAATATGTCCGGCATTTGAGAAAGCTGTATCCTTGGCTGGAAGCCCGTCCTGCGGCGGCCTTTCCGGAGAAGGACGAGGGAGAGCGGCAGCTGCTGGAGTACATGGAGCTGCCGCAGCGCACGCTCTCCTACCTGATGCCGAGAATCCGTTCCTGGATGGAAGGCGGAGAGCTGACCGGCTTGTGGCGGGATGCGTACAATTGGTTCGCTGTCCGGCCGCAGTGGCAGTCCCGGCTGCAGGCGATGCTGGATTCCTTGAGCTACGCCAACCAGGAGGCGGCGCTGACCAAGCGGACCGCGGACAGGTTGTACGGAAGCCGGCTGACGGCGAGCGTCACCCGGATGGAGAGGTTCGTCTCCTGTCCGTTCCAGCATTTCGCCATCCACGGTCTCGGGCTCAAGGAGCGCAAGCTGTACAAGCTTCAGGCGCCCGATATGGGCCAGCTGTTCCATGCGGCGCTCAGCCGAGTCGCCACGGAGCTGGGCGAAGGCTGGGGCAGGGCGGGCAGCGAGGAGATCAAGGCGGTATCCGGCCGTGTCGTCGAGGAGCTGTCGCCCCGCCTGCAGTCGGAGATTCTGCTCAGCAGCGGGCGCTACCGTTACATCGCCGGCAAGCTGAAGGACATCGTCAGCCGCGCCGCCGTCGTGCTGGGAGAGCATGCGCGCAGGGCGGAGTTCCAGCCGGTCGGGCTGGAAGTGGATTTCGGGCCGGACGGCACGCTGCCCCCGCTGGATATCGAGCTGCCGGACGGAGGCAGCATCCGCATCGTCGGAAGGATCGACCGCGTCGACGCGGCCCGATCGGACAAAGGCCTGCTGCTGCGGGTGCTGGACTACAAGTCCAGCGCGACCCAGCTTCGCCTCGAGGAAGTCTCGCACGGCCTTTCGCTGCAGATGCTCACCTACCTGGACGTTCTGCTCACGCATGCCGAGAAATGGCTGGGCTCCTCTGCGCAGCCGGCGGGCGTCCTGTATTTCCATGTCCATAATCCTGTGCTCAGCGTTCCGTCGGGGCTTGAGCCGGACGAGGCGGCGGCGATGCTGCTCAAGCGCTTCAAGATGCGCGGACTGCTGCTCGACGACGCGGATACGGTGCGCATGATGGACGGAGCGATGGAAGGACGCTCCGACCTGCTTCCGGCGGGCTTCAAGAAAGACGGGACCTTCCTCAGCGATTCGGCTCTGGCGTCGGGAAGGCAGTGGGAGCTGCTGCGCTCTTCGGTGCGGCGCACGATCGCGACGATCGGACAGTCGGTCAAGGACGGCGAGATCGCCATCCGTCCTTACCGCCTCGGCTCCAAGACGCCTTGCCAATTCTGCTCGTACCGGCCGGTATGCCAGTTCGACCCGCTCAACGAGGCCAACGAGTACCTGAAGCTCGGGACTCCGGGCAAGGAAGAGGTGTGGCGGTCGCTCGAGGAGCTGGCGGAAGCCCAGGCAGAGCCTGCTTGCGCCTCCGTGGACATGAGCGCCATGGACGGAGCGGCGGAGCCGGATGAAGACGGAGAAGGAAGGAGGAGGACATGA
- the rpsU gene encoding 30S ribosomal protein S21: protein MSETKVRKNETIDAALRRFKRSIAKDGVLAEVKKRKHYEKPSVKRKKKSEAARKRKF from the coding sequence GTGTCTGAAACGAAAGTTCGCAAAAATGAGACCATCGATGCTGCACTCCGCCGCTTCAAGCGTTCCATTGCTAAGGACGGTGTCCTTGCAGAGGTCAAGAAGCGCAAGCATTACGAGAAGCCGAGCGTTAAGCGCAAGAAAAAATCCGAGGCTGCGCGTAAGAGAAAGTTTTAG
- a CDS encoding histidine triad nucleotide-binding protein has protein sequence MSDCIFCKIVEGTIPSTKVYESANVLAFRDIMPAAPVHILVIPKRHIPTMNDVLPEDGGLIAELFQTAASLAKEEGIDESGYRLINNCNADGGQTAYHLHFHLLGGRKLGALVEGHSS, from the coding sequence GTGAGCGATTGTATATTCTGCAAGATCGTTGAAGGAACCATTCCCTCCACCAAAGTCTATGAAAGCGCCAATGTTCTTGCTTTCCGCGATATCATGCCTGCGGCGCCCGTACATATTCTGGTCATCCCCAAACGCCATATACCGACGATGAACGACGTGCTCCCCGAGGACGGCGGGCTCATCGCCGAATTGTTCCAGACGGCCGCGTCGCTCGCCAAGGAAGAGGGCATCGACGAGTCGGGCTACCGTCTGATCAACAACTGCAACGCCGACGGAGGGCAGACGGCTTACCATCTGCATTTCCATCTGCTTGGCGGCCGCAAATTAGGCGCTTTGGTGGAAGGACACTCGAGTTGA
- a CDS encoding GatB/YqeY domain-containing protein yields MNLSERLNDDMKQAMKNQDKFRLTTIRMVRAAVKNLEIELKRPLEDEEVLDIVSREIKQRKDSLQEFQKAGREDLAKDVAAEIDIISVYLPTQLTEEEIKAIVEQTIQETGASSKAEMGKVMSALMPKVKGRADGKLVNQTVLQFLP; encoded by the coding sequence ATGAACCTGAGCGAACGATTGAACGACGATATGAAGCAAGCCATGAAGAATCAGGACAAGTTCAGACTCACTACGATTCGGATGGTGCGCGCCGCAGTGAAGAACCTGGAGATCGAACTCAAGCGTCCGCTTGAAGACGAAGAGGTTCTTGACATTGTGAGTCGTGAGATCAAACAGCGTAAAGATTCCCTCCAAGAATTTCAAAAAGCGGGCCGCGAAGATCTTGCAAAAGATGTCGCAGCAGAAATTGATATTATTAGTGTTTACCTTCCCACGCAGCTGACCGAAGAAGAAATCAAAGCAATAGTAGAGCAGACCATCCAGGAAACCGGTGCTTCTTCCAAGGCCGAGATGGGTAAAGTCATGAGCGCCCTGATGCCTAAGGTCAAGGGACGCGCTGACGGTAAGCTAGTAAACCAAACGGTACTGCAATTTCTGCCCTAA
- the floA gene encoding flotillin-like protein FloA (flotillin-like protein involved in membrane lipid rafts): protein MDYSSVGYVIAAIVVVVVIALFLSFFPVMLWISALASGVRISILTLFAMRLRRVTPSRIVNPMIKATKAGLGLSINQLESHYLAGGNVDRVVNALIAAQRANIELEFARAAAIDLAGRDVLLAVQMSVNPKVIETPTVAAVAKDGIEVKVKARVTVRANIERLVGGAGEETIIARVGEGIVTTVGSSNSHKDVLENPDLISRTVLGKGLDAGTAFEILSIDIADVDVGKNIGANLQTEQAEADKRIAQAKAEERRAMAVAQEQEMRAKVVEMRARVVESESQVPLAMADALKSGKIGVMDYMNLKNIEADTQMRGSIAKPEGGAGDGKQDR, encoded by the coding sequence ATGGACTATAGTTCCGTAGGGTATGTAATCGCCGCAATTGTGGTTGTCGTCGTCATCGCATTGTTTCTGAGTTTCTTTCCCGTCATGCTTTGGATCTCGGCGCTCGCTTCGGGCGTGCGGATCTCGATCCTCACGCTGTTCGCGATGCGCTTGCGCCGCGTAACGCCAAGCCGGATCGTCAATCCGATGATCAAGGCGACGAAGGCCGGTCTGGGCCTGTCGATCAATCAGCTCGAGAGCCATTACTTGGCGGGGGGCAACGTCGACCGTGTCGTCAATGCCCTGATTGCCGCGCAGCGCGCCAATATCGAGCTCGAATTCGCCCGCGCCGCCGCCATCGATCTGGCCGGCCGCGATGTGCTGCTCGCCGTGCAGATGAGCGTCAACCCGAAAGTGATTGAAACGCCTACCGTCGCCGCCGTCGCCAAGGACGGCATCGAAGTGAAAGTAAAGGCCCGGGTAACGGTGCGCGCCAACATCGAGCGCCTCGTCGGCGGCGCCGGCGAGGAGACGATCATCGCCCGTGTCGGCGAGGGCATCGTTACGACCGTAGGCTCCTCGAATTCCCATAAGGACGTGCTGGAGAATCCGGACCTTATTTCCCGCACCGTGCTCGGCAAAGGCCTCGATGCCGGAACGGCTTTCGAGATTCTGTCGATCGATATCGCGGACGTCGACGTAGGCAAGAACATCGGCGCGAACCTGCAGACCGAGCAAGCGGAGGCCGACAAGCGCATCGCCCAGGCGAAGGCGGAGGAACGCCGCGCGATGGCGGTTGCCCAGGAGCAGGAAATGAGGGCGAAGGTCGTCGAGATGAGAGCCCGCGTCGTGGAATCCGAATCGCAGGTTCCGCTCGCCATGGCCGATGCCCTCAAGTCCGGCAAAATCGGCGTGATGGATTACATGAACCTCAAAAATATCGAAGCGGATACCCAAATGAGAGGCAGCATCGCAAAACCGGAAGGCGGAGCGGGCGACGGCAAGCAGGATCGCTGA
- a CDS encoding NfeD family protein yields MTALTAAGLLLLPSQGFASESGMLLAAQTESAGSWLSIPAVAAILLFIGFAGTMLALLLSGFAAPGLIGIAAFGLFFLGAHQAGYSNGYDVFFFVLGVLLLALELFVPSFGILGILGALALFRAVLMSFEDSFTAVVCMLTALALAVIVVTAVARRFRDRGIWNRFVLRDRLTSEEGFLPAASKEQLLGQRGITITPLRPAGIVEIGGERIDVVTSGEFIAQHAAVLVSRVEGTRVIVKESTNNDQ; encoded by the coding sequence ATGACGGCTTTAACGGCGGCAGGGCTGCTCTTGCTGCCGTCCCAGGGGTTTGCGTCGGAATCCGGCATGCTGCTGGCTGCCCAGACGGAATCGGCAGGCAGCTGGCTGTCGATTCCAGCGGTGGCGGCGATCCTGCTCTTCATCGGATTTGCCGGCACGATGCTGGCGCTGCTGCTGTCGGGCTTCGCTGCTCCGGGCCTGATCGGCATCGCGGCATTCGGACTCTTTTTCCTTGGTGCCCATCAGGCGGGATACAGCAACGGCTATGACGTCTTCTTCTTTGTTCTAGGCGTTCTGCTGCTGGCGCTCGAGCTGTTCGTGCCGAGCTTCGGCATCTTGGGCATACTGGGAGCGTTGGCGCTGTTCCGAGCGGTTCTGATGAGCTTCGAGGACAGCTTCACTGCGGTTGTCTGCATGCTCACCGCGCTTGCCCTGGCGGTCATCGTTGTAACCGCTGTAGCGCGGCGCTTCAGGGACCGGGGCATATGGAACCGGTTTGTTCTCCGGGACAGACTTACATCCGAGGAAGGGTTTTTGCCCGCCGCTTCCAAGGAGCAGCTGCTGGGACAGCGCGGCATCACCATCACTCCGCTTCGTCCGGCAGGAATCGTGGAGATCGGCGGGGAAAGAATCGATGTCGTGACTTCCGGCGAGTTCATCGCCCAGCACGCCGCGGTTCTGGTATCTCGGGTAGAAGGCACCCGCGTCATCGTCAAGGAATCAACGAATAACGACCAATAA
- the addA gene encoding helicase-exonuclease AddAB subunit AddA, translated as MKMAAGLIPKPEGSTWTDDQWRAITARGEDVLVAAAAGSGKTAVLVERIIRIISEDTDVDRLLVATFTKAAAAEMKERIRTALEAALERDPSSEHLRRQLALLGRASITTLHSFCLDVIRRYYPLIGLDPGFRVANETEAELLRLEVLDELFEEHYAGDAGGDGDFLRLADRYGGEKGDEPLYRLVQQLYDFSRSQPWPDDWLRAMAAAFSAGGPEELQGSPWVAALEADIALALGGARLALEEALRMALQPEGPSAYADTLREDLNLVAGLSEAVAARPWDEWRDAWQLAGGFGRLKSVRGGDADKSLQERVKDLRDEARSLVDELGKELFSRSAKQYAAELEQLAPLMRALAELVIEFDGRYQKAKRKKGLLDFGDLEHYCLQILRADDSRPGSNLPSAAALDYRKQFREVLLDEYQDTNRVQESIVELLTGFSGEGEGGTRFMVGDVKQSIYRFRLAEPDLFLEKYRLFQPARQKEAAADAAGIDAGAPGRRIDLARNFRSRLQVVDGVNAVFKALMRESVAEMEYDEAAELVLGASYPDPDPPRANRIEFALIDREGTGGRSVREAPAEQAEGSPEAEQREEAADLQTAQLEARYIAGRIRQLREDGFAVHDRKGKRGLAWRDIVILLRATRSWAPILMEELQAAGIPAYAELGSGYFDAVEVEVMLSALRVVDNPYQDIPLAGLLRSPMFGLNAEELAGIRIGGGKGYFYEAVVKAADDLLTEGGLRRKLSLFLGKLDEWRDAARQGSLADLIWRIYGETGYYDWAGGLAGGMQRQANLRSLHDRARQFEAGTARGLFRFLRFMDRMRENGGDLGTAGALGEGEDVVRIMSIHKSKGLEFPVVFIAGLGKKFNQQDMSAPFLMHKELGFGPKFIDPDLRLSYPTLPCLAIRRRMRMEMQAEELRVLYVALTRPKEKMILVGTTDDAAKTTERWASALDESGRLSDYRIASARRFLDWLGPLAGAGMMDIAAMPPAETAPEGTERELPVRPDGGSPSASEGAECGSTAVEPQADGLEPAAESAAADQPAAGWSAAAEAAAPAGKRLPGRNGFEEWEAGVVPYYTLGSEAAAASDAGPAGPDPDELQAVIGMIPIAAGGWEAEVERRLSWEYPYGEASRIAAKTSVTEMKRMRAEAYRTEDSASYEEGPYVDKNGGGFPAVPEAPGSYGASRSSQQRTEGSSFRLRRPQFMERKKLTAAEKGTVLHTVMQHLPLAGSIDPAAVEETVAGLVRKRILSEEQASAADTDSVVAFFVGSLGQRLLRSSKVRREVPFSSTLPAARVYPGTSAAEAGEPVLIQGVVDCLFEEGERLILVDYKTDRLAGAASEAAEKHRFQLELYAAAIQAALGRPVDELHIYFLSSREAVQLTPDEKE; from the coding sequence ATGAAGATGGCAGCAGGCTTGATTCCCAAACCGGAAGGATCGACCTGGACCGACGACCAGTGGCGGGCCATCACGGCGCGCGGCGAGGATGTTCTCGTCGCGGCCGCGGCCGGCTCCGGCAAGACAGCCGTTCTTGTCGAGCGGATCATCCGCATCATATCGGAGGATACCGACGTGGACCGGCTGCTCGTCGCGACCTTCACCAAGGCGGCCGCGGCGGAAATGAAAGAGCGGATCCGGACGGCTCTGGAGGCCGCTCTGGAGCGCGATCCGTCCTCGGAGCATCTGCGGCGGCAGCTGGCTCTGCTCGGCAGGGCATCCATCACGACTCTGCACTCCTTCTGCCTGGATGTGATCCGCCGCTACTATCCACTGATCGGCCTTGATCCCGGATTCCGGGTCGCCAACGAGACCGAAGCCGAGCTGCTTCGGCTGGAAGTGCTGGACGAGCTGTTCGAGGAGCATTATGCCGGAGATGCCGGAGGCGACGGGGATTTCCTCCGCCTGGCGGACCGCTACGGCGGCGAGAAGGGCGACGAGCCCTTGTACCGGCTAGTCCAGCAGCTCTACGACTTCTCGCGCTCGCAGCCTTGGCCGGATGATTGGCTGCGTGCGATGGCGGCCGCTTTTTCCGCCGGAGGACCGGAAGAGCTGCAGGGAAGCCCTTGGGTCGCGGCGCTGGAGGCGGATATTGCGCTCGCGCTGGGCGGCGCCAGGCTCGCGCTTGAGGAAGCGCTTCGGATGGCGCTCCAGCCGGAAGGTCCTTCCGCTTATGCAGACACGCTGCGGGAGGATCTGAATCTGGTCGCCGGACTGTCGGAGGCGGTCGCTGCCCGTCCTTGGGACGAGTGGCGGGACGCCTGGCAGCTGGCGGGTGGCTTCGGAAGGCTGAAGTCCGTGCGGGGCGGCGATGCCGACAAGAGCCTGCAAGAGCGGGTCAAGGATCTTCGCGACGAAGCGCGATCGCTCGTGGACGAACTCGGCAAGGAGCTGTTCAGCCGCTCGGCCAAGCAGTATGCGGCCGAGCTGGAGCAGCTGGCGCCGCTCATGCGCGCCCTGGCGGAGCTCGTCATTGAGTTCGACGGGCGCTATCAGAAGGCCAAGCGGAAGAAGGGGCTCCTCGACTTCGGGGATCTGGAGCATTACTGCCTGCAGATTTTGAGGGCGGACGACTCCAGGCCGGGCAGCAATCTGCCATCCGCCGCAGCTCTCGATTACCGCAAGCAATTCCGCGAGGTGCTGCTGGACGAATATCAGGATACGAACCGGGTCCAGGAATCCATCGTCGAGCTGCTGACCGGATTCTCCGGAGAGGGAGAAGGCGGCACCCGCTTCATGGTCGGGGACGTCAAGCAGAGCATTTACCGGTTCCGTCTGGCAGAGCCGGATCTGTTCCTGGAGAAATACCGTCTGTTCCAGCCTGCCCGGCAAAAGGAAGCGGCCGCCGATGCAGCGGGCATCGACGCGGGAGCTCCCGGACGCCGGATCGATCTGGCCCGGAATTTCCGCAGCCGGCTGCAGGTCGTGGACGGAGTGAATGCGGTATTCAAGGCTCTGATGAGGGAATCCGTGGCGGAGATGGAATACGATGAAGCCGCCGAGCTGGTGCTTGGGGCATCTTATCCGGACCCGGACCCTCCGCGCGCGAACCGGATCGAATTCGCGCTGATCGACCGGGAAGGCACCGGCGGGCGCAGCGTCCGCGAAGCCCCGGCCGAGCAGGCGGAAGGATCGCCGGAAGCGGAGCAGCGGGAAGAAGCCGCCGACCTGCAGACCGCCCAGCTCGAAGCCCGCTACATCGCCGGACGCATCCGGCAGCTGCGGGAAGATGGCTTCGCCGTCCATGACCGCAAGGGCAAGCGGGGACTGGCCTGGAGGGACATCGTCATTTTGCTGAGGGCGACGAGATCCTGGGCTCCGATCCTGATGGAGGAGCTGCAGGCTGCCGGAATTCCGGCTTACGCCGAGCTTGGCAGCGGATACTTCGACGCCGTCGAGGTGGAGGTCATGCTCTCGGCGCTGCGGGTCGTGGACAATCCCTATCAGGACATTCCGCTCGCCGGACTTCTCCGTTCGCCGATGTTCGGCCTGAACGCCGAGGAGCTTGCCGGAATCCGGATCGGGGGCGGCAAAGGCTACTTCTACGAGGCGGTTGTCAAGGCAGCCGACGACCTGCTTACGGAAGGGGGACTGCGGCGCAAGCTGTCGCTGTTCCTCGGCAAGCTGGACGAATGGCGGGACGCTGCCCGTCAGGGCAGCCTGGCCGACCTCATCTGGCGCATCTACGGCGAGACCGGTTATTATGATTGGGCGGGAGGTCTCGCCGGGGGCATGCAGCGTCAGGCGAATCTAAGGTCGCTGCATGACCGGGCGCGCCAGTTCGAGGCCGGCACCGCGCGCGGCCTGTTCCGCTTCCTCCGCTTCATGGACCGGATGCGGGAGAACGGCGGGGATCTCGGCACGGCCGGCGCTCTCGGCGAGGGCGAGGATGTGGTGCGGATCATGTCCATCCACAAAAGCAAGGGGCTGGAGTTTCCGGTCGTGTTCATCGCCGGACTGGGCAAGAAATTCAACCAGCAGGATATGAGCGCGCCGTTCCTCATGCACAAGGAGCTCGGCTTCGGTCCCAAGTTCATCGATCCGGACCTGAGGCTATCCTATCCGACTCTTCCGTGCCTGGCGATCCGCCGCCGGATGAGGATGGAGATGCAGGCGGAGGAGCTGCGTGTCCTGTACGTGGCGCTCACCCGTCCCAAGGAGAAGATGATTCTCGTCGGCACGACGGACGATGCGGCGAAGACGACCGAACGGTGGGCATCGGCGCTGGACGAGTCGGGCCGGCTGTCGGATTACCGGATCGCCTCCGCGCGCCGGTTTCTGGACTGGCTCGGACCTTTGGCCGGAGCGGGCATGATGGATATCGCCGCCATGCCGCCTGCCGAGACAGCGCCGGAGGGAACGGAGCGGGAGCTTCCAGTCCGCCCGGACGGCGGATCCCCTTCAGCTTCCGAGGGAGCGGAATGCGGATCGACCGCCGTGGAGCCGCAGGCAGACGGCTTGGAGCCCGCTGCGGAATCAGCGGCTGCAGACCAGCCGGCTGCCGGCTGGTCTGCAGCCGCCGAAGCGGCCGCTCCTGCCGGCAAGCGGCTTCCAGGCCGGAACGGCTTCGAGGAATGGGAAGCCGGAGTCGTGCCGTATTACACGCTCGGCTCCGAGGCGGCCGCAGCGTCCGATGCCGGTCCAGCCGGACCTGACCCGGACGAGCTGCAGGCGGTCATCGGCATGATTCCGATCGCGGCCGGCGGCTGGGAAGCCGAAGTGGAGCGGCGGCTTTCGTGGGAGTATCCTTACGGAGAGGCATCGCGCATAGCGGCCAAAACCTCCGTGACGGAAATGAAGCGCATGCGGGCAGAAGCTTATCGGACGGAAGATTCCGCTTCTTACGAAGAAGGTCCATATGTCGACAAGAATGGCGGCGGCTTTCCGGCCGTGCCGGAAGCTCCCGGCTCCTATGGCGCCAGCCGCAGCTCGCAGCAGCGGACGGAGGGCTCCTCCTTCCGTCTCCGCAGGCCTCAGTTCATGGAACGCAAAAAACTGACGGCGGCCGAGAAGGGAACCGTCCTTCATACGGTCATGCAGCATTTGCCGCTGGCCGGCAGCATTGATCCTGCGGCGGTTGAGGAGACGGTTGCCGGGCTTGTCCGGAAACGGATCCTGTCCGAGGAGCAGGCTTCTGCCGCCGATACGGATTCGGTCGTCGCTTTCTTCGTGGGAAGCCTCGGCCAGAGGCTGCTGCGCTCGTCCAAAGTGCGCCGCGAGGTGCCGTTCAGCAGCACGCTTCCCGCAGCGCGGGTATATCCCGGCACGAGCGCTGCGGAGGCCGGCGAGCCCGTGCTGATCCAAGGCGTCGTCGACTGCCTGTTCGAGGAAGGGGAGAGGCTCATTCTCGTCGATTACAAAACCGACCGTCTAGCCGGCGCCGCATCGGAAGCGGCCGAGAAGCACCGGTTCCAGCTGGAGCTGTACGCCGCCGCGATACAAGCGGCGCTCGGCAGGCCCGTCGATGAGCTTCACATCTATTTCCTGAGCAGCCGCGAGGCCGTTCAGCTGACTCCTGACGAAAAGGAATGA